A single region of the Sphingobium sp. TKS genome encodes:
- the traL gene encoding type IV conjugative transfer system protein TraL, whose amino-acid sequence MADPYIIPRRLDDPELIGFWTIDEFAGMLAPFTWGILTQHIFIGIIVAFGAWFALRKAKAGRASSWVAHAAYWYLPAGFLGLKATPPSHCRLLAG is encoded by the coding sequence ATGGCAGACCCTTACATCATTCCTCGGCGGCTCGATGACCCGGAGCTTATCGGCTTCTGGACCATCGACGAGTTCGCGGGAATGCTGGCCCCCTTCACCTGGGGGATCCTCACCCAGCATATCTTTATCGGCATCATAGTCGCCTTCGGCGCCTGGTTCGCATTGCGAAAGGCAAAAGCAGGACGCGCCAGCTCCTGGGTAGCCCACGCCGCATACTGGTATCTGCCTGCAGGATTTCTGGGCCTCAAGGCAACGCCGCCTTCTCACTGCCGACTACTCGCCGGTTGA